A single Deltaproteobacteria bacterium DNA region contains:
- a CDS encoding alpha/beta hydrolase yields MSDPHPPSEKEKPKMILSLTTAYPDYLYQLTSLLCSPVYHGREVQRGTGQPVLLIPGFFTGDWMMTLMAGWLNRLGYQAYFSGIHWNVDCPNFTSELLGWRINQIAQETGHPLTVVGHSLGGMLARSLSINFPEHVSHAVAIGSPVDGTLRVNPLVPFTFRVLQTVRSRRKTTSPSCGSHKCSCQFAQTVTSSLPEGRKFTSIFSKQDEVVHWRACIDPQATNLEVPGRHISLVVNAAVYRLLAELLAAPVPEMRKVRRRPSRRSGENSWQPSTV; encoded by the coding sequence ATGTCCGATCCGCATCCGCCGAGCGAGAAAGAGAAACCCAAGATGATTCTCAGTCTCACGACAGCCTATCCAGATTACCTCTACCAACTGACCAGTCTGCTCTGTAGTCCGGTTTACCACGGAAGAGAAGTGCAACGCGGAACCGGACAACCGGTGCTTCTCATTCCTGGCTTCTTTACTGGCGACTGGATGATGACATTGATGGCGGGCTGGCTGAATCGCCTGGGCTATCAAGCCTACTTTTCTGGAATTCACTGGAATGTCGACTGTCCAAACTTCACCTCAGAGTTGCTCGGTTGGCGGATCAACCAAATCGCTCAAGAGACAGGACACCCGCTGACGGTTGTGGGGCACAGCCTCGGTGGAATGCTCGCACGTTCTCTCAGTATCAATTTTCCTGAGCATGTGAGTCACGCCGTCGCTATCGGCTCACCTGTCGACGGCACTCTACGCGTGAACCCCCTTGTGCCATTTACTTTTCGGGTACTACAGACCGTTCGTTCGCGACGGAAAACGACCTCTCCCTCATGTGGCAGCCACAAATGTAGTTGTCAGTTCGCCCAGACCGTGACATCGTCCCTCCCCGAAGGACGCAAGTTCACGTCGATTTTCTCTAAGCAAGATGAAGTCGTCCATTGGCGAGCATGCATTGATCCCCAGGCAACAAACCTCGAAGTACCTGGCCGCCACATTAGCTTGGTCGTCAATGCTGCGGTCTATCGGCTGCTCGCAGAGCTTCTCGCGGCCCCTGTACCAGAAATGCGAAAAGTACGGCGACGCCCTTCCCGTCGCTCAGGAGAGAATTCATGGCAACCCTCTACTGTATGA
- a CDS encoding glutathione S-transferase family protein, producing MMISVYGANISPFVRKVRVFLAEKSIPYKLEAVNPFTAGPEYRKLSPLGKIPAFQDGSVTLADSSVICAYVEKTNPQPSLIPAAPAAYAQALWFEEYGDGGLAPVVGPEIFRQRIVMPLFFKQQGDETVVQKAVAEKLPPLFDYLEGALGDRTTLVGNSFTLGDIGVATQFVNLRHAGVTVDAQRWPKLARYVAAVHGRPSFKAVIEEEEAALKKAKG from the coding sequence GTGATGATCTCTGTATACGGAGCGAATATTTCTCCCTTTGTGAGGAAAGTGCGGGTATTTTTAGCTGAGAAAAGCATTCCCTATAAGCTAGAAGCGGTGAATCCGTTTACTGCGGGACCGGAATACCGGAAACTCAGCCCACTGGGCAAGATTCCAGCTTTTCAGGACGGTAGTGTGACATTGGCGGATTCTTCTGTCATCTGTGCGTACGTTGAGAAGACTAATCCGCAACCCTCCTTGATACCAGCTGCTCCTGCTGCTTATGCGCAGGCGCTGTGGTTTGAGGAATATGGCGATGGTGGGCTCGCTCCTGTCGTGGGGCCAGAGATCTTTCGTCAGCGGATTGTCATGCCGTTATTTTTCAAGCAGCAGGGTGATGAAACGGTGGTGCAAAAGGCCGTTGCCGAGAAGCTTCCTCCACTGTTCGACTATCTCGAAGGGGCCCTTGGTGACCGCACGACCTTGGTTGGTAACAGTTTCACTTTGGGTGATATCGGAGTGGCAACGCAGTTTGTGAACCTTCGGCATGCGGGCGTGACGGTTGATGCCCAGCGCTGGCCCAAGCTCGCGCGCTATGTTGCGGCGGTACATGGGAGGCCGTCCTTCAAGGCCGTTATTGAAGAAGAAGAGGCCGCGTTAAAGAAGGCAAAGGGATAG
- a CDS encoding alpha/beta fold hydrolase: MMDIAIEPSRFTMPFLIQEYENMLDLLQEVSTSWLNSSTLVLDGLRRGMMEPYPVHEDPPGVTPYEVIAENGKARLRYYRAVGRPQATPLLIVYALIKRPYILDLQPGSSLIEALTKQGFEVYLTDWQPPMRADAWRGFDAYVNQDLHNSVKAVQAHSGAKKISLMGYCFGGLLSTVYTALHPETVKNFIPLTVPYDLGKQDIPLSQLTTSIDPELVVSAYGNCPAWMMKLNFTSMSPVHHLFNKHVSLYRNKERAGFADTFALFERWMNSDVPLAGQIFRELTKELFQQNLLAQGRFGVGGQRVDMKNISCPVLNIVGEFDDVVHPQASLPLVDATSSRDKQTLLFPAGHLGVIVSSSAHKKLWPQVVTWLKERDRPAARRRTVPVAVSTSVDTAVLQ; encoded by the coding sequence GTGATGGACATAGCCATCGAACCGAGTCGTTTCACAATGCCTTTTCTCATCCAGGAGTATGAAAATATGTTGGATCTTCTCCAAGAAGTTTCTACGTCGTGGCTCAATAGCTCGACTCTCGTCCTCGACGGTTTACGCCGGGGCATGATGGAGCCCTATCCCGTCCATGAAGACCCGCCTGGCGTGACACCCTATGAAGTCATCGCTGAAAATGGCAAAGCTCGATTGCGCTACTATCGCGCGGTCGGTAGACCACAGGCGACACCACTGCTGATCGTTTATGCCCTCATCAAACGGCCTTACATTCTTGATCTGCAGCCCGGTTCAAGCCTCATCGAAGCGCTAACCAAGCAAGGGTTCGAGGTCTATCTGACCGATTGGCAACCACCAATGCGGGCCGACGCCTGGCGAGGGTTTGATGCCTATGTCAATCAAGACCTGCACAACAGCGTGAAAGCAGTGCAGGCTCACAGTGGCGCAAAGAAGATCTCGCTGATGGGCTACTGCTTTGGCGGGCTGCTCAGCACGGTCTACACTGCTCTGCATCCAGAGACGGTCAAGAACTTTATTCCACTGACGGTCCCGTATGATCTGGGCAAACAGGATATTCCGCTTTCTCAATTGACGACAAGCATTGACCCAGAACTCGTTGTGAGTGCCTATGGCAATTGTCCGGCGTGGATGATGAAGTTGAATTTTACTTCGATGTCTCCTGTGCACCACCTCTTCAACAAGCACGTGAGTTTGTATCGCAATAAAGAGCGTGCTGGCTTTGCTGACACCTTTGCCCTTTTCGAGCGCTGGATGAATAGTGACGTTCCCTTAGCGGGGCAGATTTTTCGAGAATTGACGAAAGAGCTGTTTCAACAAAACTTACTTGCGCAGGGGAGATTCGGTGTTGGTGGACAGCGGGTCGATATGAAGAATATCTCCTGTCCGGTGCTCAATATCGTTGGCGAGTTCGATGATGTCGTGCACCCACAGGCAAGTCTCCCCCTTGTTGATGCGACCAGCAGTCGCGACAAGCAAACCTTGCTGTTCCCAGCAGGCCATCTGGGTGTGATCGTGAGCAGCAGTGCCCACAAGAAACTCTGGCCACAGGTTGTGACCTGGCTCAAGGAGCGCGATCGACCGGCAGCGCGCCGACGCACTGTGCCTGTCGCGGTATCAACGAGCGTCGATACTGCGGTATTGCAGTAA
- a CDS encoding MFS transporter has protein sequence MLPEKQALLFLQQFSAVDCWLRSRRGPAPSAVGLGHFSSVITFLLVAGPYCPYPCGIVARTIRAQKEGFMETRTRWTILWFLVAISVVRSMDAVNFSVAAQQIMPEYGLSNVQMGLLYTVFTAGYALFHVPGGWLGDRVGPRWMLTLAVVWWSAFTAVTAVAGSWWLAGLIGPLGSFMVVRFLVGMGEGAAYPNSTRAVASWMAPNERAFAGGLVLGSIGIGYGLAPPVVSWIMVHYGWRPAFYVFGFVGLIVAVLWYYFATDRPEDHPRVSPLELQRIRSDSQTLEQQPTPWRAIFTHPNVWLLMLANFGFGYGVYIYQSWFYLYLVNVRGFSIMQGGWLTTGPFIALTILGPIGGKCSDALAKRYGVTWGRRAVAVSGLFLAAVCLYLGAHAENPYTAVIMLSLGDGFLYFAGAAGVGTVIDIAGAHSGTVYGVTVTATQIGGAVAPVLTPYIAEHLGWEFALQFAGLLALFSSFVWLFIDAAKKIIPRVEKQDVGEQLVVAR, from the coding sequence ATGTTGCCCGAAAAACAGGCACTGCTTTTTCTCCAACAGTTCTCCGCGGTTGACTGCTGGTTGCGCAGCAGAAGAGGGCCAGCACCCAGCGCGGTAGGACTGGGGCACTTTTCCTCGGTAATCACCTTCTTGCTGGTCGCTGGGCCATACTGCCCCTACCCATGTGGTATCGTTGCGCGTACAATTCGCGCACAAAAGGAGGGGTTCATGGAAACACGGACACGTTGGACCATTTTGTGGTTCCTCGTGGCGATCAGCGTAGTGCGCAGCATGGATGCGGTCAACTTCTCGGTGGCTGCCCAGCAGATCATGCCGGAATATGGATTGTCGAATGTGCAGATGGGGTTGTTGTATACCGTATTCACTGCTGGTTATGCACTGTTTCATGTCCCGGGAGGCTGGCTCGGTGATCGGGTGGGACCGCGCTGGATGTTGACGCTTGCTGTGGTGTGGTGGTCAGCGTTTACCGCAGTGACTGCGGTTGCTGGCTCCTGGTGGCTGGCAGGGCTGATCGGTCCATTAGGCTCGTTTATGGTCGTGCGTTTTCTTGTTGGTATGGGGGAGGGGGCGGCGTATCCGAATTCTACTCGTGCAGTGGCGAGTTGGATGGCACCAAACGAACGTGCATTCGCGGGTGGATTGGTATTAGGGTCGATTGGTATCGGTTACGGACTCGCGCCACCAGTTGTGTCATGGATCATGGTGCACTATGGATGGCGGCCAGCATTTTATGTTTTTGGTTTCGTCGGCCTGATCGTTGCCGTCCTGTGGTACTACTTTGCAACCGACCGGCCCGAAGATCATCCGCGAGTCTCACCGCTAGAATTACAGCGGATTCGGAGCGACAGCCAGACGCTGGAGCAACAACCGACGCCGTGGCGCGCAATTTTCACCCACCCCAACGTGTGGCTCTTGATGCTTGCGAACTTTGGCTTTGGCTATGGTGTGTATATCTATCAGTCGTGGTTTTACCTGTATCTGGTCAACGTTCGTGGCTTTTCAATTATGCAAGGTGGATGGCTGACAACGGGTCCCTTCATTGCCCTCACCATTCTAGGGCCTATTGGTGGAAAATGTTCTGATGCGCTGGCCAAGCGCTACGGGGTAACATGGGGGCGACGGGCAGTTGCCGTGAGTGGATTGTTTTTAGCCGCAGTTTGCTTATACCTTGGCGCTCATGCCGAGAATCCATATACTGCCGTTATCATGTTATCCCTAGGCGATGGGTTTCTCTATTTTGCTGGCGCGGCTGGAGTGGGGACGGTGATTGATATAGCAGGTGCGCATTCGGGCACGGTGTACGGTGTGACGGTAACCGCGACGCAAATCGGCGGTGCGGTTGCGCCGGTGTTGACTCCGTATATTGCTGAGCACCTTGGCTGGGAATTTGCCTTGCAGTTTGCTGGACTCTTGGCACTCTTCTCCTCGTTTGTCTGGCTGTTTATTGATGCGGCCAAGAAGATCATTCCTCGGGTCGAGAAACAGGATGTGGGTGAGCAACTGGTCGTAGCACGCTAG